CCGTCGAACGGCGTGGCGATCCTGATTCCGATTACCTTCACCCTTGGCCTTGATGCCACCAGCGCGTTGGTGCTGATGACGTCGGTGTATTACGGGGCGATGTATGGTGGGCGGATATCCTCAATTCTACTGAACATCCCAGGCGATGAGCCCGCGTTGATGACGACCCTCGATGGCTACCCGATGGCCAAGCAAGGCCGGGCGGGCGACGCGCTGGTTTTGTCCGGGGTGGCCTCTTTTGTAGGCGCGTTTCTGGCCACCATCGGCCTGATGCTTCTGGCACCTTCGCTAGCGCGAGTGGCTTTCTTGTTTGGTCCCGCCGAATACTTCGCGCTCTATCTTCTGGCATTCTGTACCCTTGGTGGAATGGCGTCTAACAACCAGGCGAAGTCGGCACTGGCGGCTTGTATCGGCCTTGGTATCGCGACGATTGGCGTGGATTCCTCTTCCGGATTGCCACGTCTAACGGGCGGCAATCTGCACCTATATGACGGGGTCGATTTCCTTGTGGCCATTGTCGGCCTGTTCGCTATCGCCGAGGTGTTCTTCTTCATCGAAAGCCATGGCAAAGGCTCCGCCATCGGGGTGAAGCTTGACAAGGTCACAGTGCCTTGGAAGGACATCTGGGACACCAAATGGACTATGCTGCGATCCTCTGGTGTGGGCTTCATCGCGGGCATCTTGCCCGGTGCAGGCGCGTCCTTGGGGTCTTTCATGGCCTACATGACCGAGAAGTCCATCGCCGGCGAAAAAGGCGGTTTCGGCACGGGCGTTCCCAAAGGTGTCGCTGCCCCCGAGGCAGGCAATAACGCTGCCGCCGGTGGCGCGCTGGTGCCGATGCTGACGCTGGGTGTGCCCGGCTCTGGTACGACTGCAGTGCTGCTGGCGCTGCTGATGACGCTGAACATTACACCGGGGCCGACCCTTTTCACCGACCGTCCAGAGGTCGTTTGGGGCCTGATTGCCTCGCTGTTGATTGCGAACGTCGTGCTACTGCTGATGAATGTGCCAATGGTGAAAATCTTCGTCAAAATCCTGATGGTTCCGGCGTGGATTCTGCTTCCGGGTGTGACGATGGTCTCTTTCGTCGGCATCTATTCGCTGTCGGGCAGCTACTTCGATCTGCTGATGATGGTAGGCTTCGGGGCATTGGGGTATATCTTGCGCAAGCTCGACATCCCGACGGTACCAGTGATCCTTGGCATCCTTCTTGGCGGCAACATGGAAGACGCACTGCGCCGTGCCATGACGCTGTCGGATGGCGACGCGACATATCTGTTCTCCAGCCCGATCGCGATCGGGTTGTGGGTAGCAGCGATTGCAGGCTTCGTGGCTCCCATGTTCCTGCGTAACATTCTGAAGAAACCACAGGCGATCACAGACTAATGGTCAAAGTTCTTATTCCATCGGGGGCATTGGGGCTCGGCTATGATCGTGCGGCTTTGGCGCGAGGAATAAGCGAGAAACCTGACATCATTGCTATCGACGGGGGCTCCACTGACAGTGGGCCCCATTACCTTGGGACGGGCACTTCCAAATACGCGCGCGGCTCCACCAAGGCGGAATGGCGCGAGTTAATGGAAGCCCGGGCCGAAGCGGGCGTGCCGCTGATTATCGGCACGGCTGGCACCTGCGGCGCGGACAGCGCGGTTGACTGGCTGGTGGACATCACCCGCGAGATTGCCTCCGATCTGGACATGAAAGTGAAGCTGGCCGTGCTCAAAAGCGGGCAGCGGCCGGACGGATTGATCGACGCGTTGGGGCAGGGGAAGATCACCCCGCTTAACCCCGCGCCCGAGATTTCCGAGGACGTGCTCGCGTCCTGTTCCAACATCGTGGCCTTGGCGGGGGCGGAACAGATACAAGCGGCCATCGACACCGGCGCGGATATCGTGATCGCGGGCCGGACGACGGATACAGCCATCATATCAGCGCTGCCACTTGCGCGGGGATGCCATGCGGGCGGTGTCTGGCACGGCGCCAAAATCGGGGAGTGCGGGGCGCTGGCGACCACGGCACCCAACTCCGGCACGATCCTGATCGAGTTTGACGCCGAAGGCTTTACCATCACCCCGATGGGTGCAGAGGCCCGTGCGACCCCGCACACGGTTTCGGCGCATATGCTTTACGAGAACTCCAACCCGGACATTCTATATGAGCCCGGCGGGCATCTGGATGTGACCGGCGCGAAATACGAAGCACTGGACGACAAGCGCGTGCGGGTCACTGGCAGCGAATGGGTGGTTTCTGACCGCTATACCGTGAAG
Above is a window of Litoreibacter janthinus DNA encoding:
- a CDS encoding tripartite tricarboxylate transporter permease, coding for MDILSNLALGFGVALSPYTLFLAVCGCFLGTIIGALPGLGPSNGVAILIPITFTLGLDATSALVLMTSVYYGAMYGGRISSILLNIPGDEPALMTTLDGYPMAKQGRAGDALVLSGVASFVGAFLATIGLMLLAPSLARVAFLFGPAEYFALYLLAFCTLGGMASNNQAKSALAACIGLGIATIGVDSSSGLPRLTGGNLHLYDGVDFLVAIVGLFAIAEVFFFIESHGKGSAIGVKLDKVTVPWKDIWDTKWTMLRSSGVGFIAGILPGAGASLGSFMAYMTEKSIAGEKGGFGTGVPKGVAAPEAGNNAAAGGALVPMLTLGVPGSGTTAVLLALLMTLNITPGPTLFTDRPEVVWGLIASLLIANVVLLLMNVPMVKIFVKILMVPAWILLPGVTMVSFVGIYSLSGSYFDLLMMVGFGALGYILRKLDIPTVPVILGILLGGNMEDALRRAMTLSDGDATYLFSSPIAIGLWVAAIAGFVAPMFLRNILKKPQAITD
- a CDS encoding acyclic terpene utilization AtuA family protein, with product MVKVLIPSGALGLGYDRAALARGISEKPDIIAIDGGSTDSGPHYLGTGTSKYARGSTKAEWRELMEARAEAGVPLIIGTAGTCGADSAVDWLVDITREIASDLDMKVKLAVLKSGQRPDGLIDALGQGKITPLNPAPEISEDVLASCSNIVALAGAEQIQAAIDTGADIVIAGRTTDTAIISALPLARGCHAGGVWHGAKIGECGALATTAPNSGTILIEFDAEGFTITPMGAEARATPHTVSAHMLYENSNPDILYEPGGHLDVTGAKYEALDDKRVRVTGSEWVVSDRYTVKLEGARLAGFQTVSLVTVRDPRYVANIRAWCDDIVTKATAKASARVGEGFEIELRLIGLDATLGDLDSAAKAGTEVGVLGMVTAPTEALSREVAKVLNPYLLHHPLTEDEEMPTFAFPFSPPEVNRGAVYEFCLNHVLELENPMDAFALTVEELGA